From Arcobacter lacus, one genomic window encodes:
- a CDS encoding methyl-accepting chemotaxis protein: protein MLKRINTKKKLFIFPVMFILIMLISGIAYNHFSNLENSRSKISLETEEFIQQLLRGRISVYQFLRAPNIENAQKVRDNFKVLIDNVLNLKEQVTMEQNKILCDEIVTYSKEYIANFDLFSNKLINDFKNNQSESQEVKSIIKKMVDVGILLEDKINEINKSALELKQEAKNLFNTILTSIIVCSIIFFILISLFISKIIIQSLDNFKKGLISFFSYLNRSSKEISLLDDTSKDEFGEMAKFVNDNIKQIEKTINQDSALIEDAKVVMTRVNNGWYGQFIEKSTSNASLEEFRNNVNEMIESTKNRFEEVDKILEEYSKLDYRKVLKMHQNDEKGGVFERLVVGINTLQDSITQMLIDNKTNGLTLDASSDILLINVDKLNQSSNEAAVSLEETAAAIEEITSNVRNNTENIAKMAKLSNEVTKSANDGEELANQTTNAMDEINNQVNLINQAISVIDQIAFQTNILSLNAAVEAATAGEAGKGFAVVAAEVRNLASRSAEAAKEIKTIVENATSKANHGKQIADDMIKGYILLNENIQHTIELIGDIQNASKEQLLGIEQINDAVTQLDQQTQQNAMVAGQTHDVAKITDEIAKLVVNNANEKEFNGKNDVKAREIRKRA, encoded by the coding sequence ATGTTAAAAAGAATCAACACCAAAAAAAAGTTATTTATTTTCCCAGTCATGTTTATTTTGATTATGTTAATTTCAGGTATTGCATATAATCATTTTAGCAACTTGGAAAACTCTAGAAGTAAAATATCTTTAGAAACAGAAGAATTTATTCAACAATTACTAAGAGGACGAATCTCTGTATATCAATTTTTAAGAGCTCCAAATATTGAGAATGCACAAAAAGTTAGGGATAACTTTAAAGTATTGATAGATAATGTATTAAATTTAAAAGAGCAAGTTACAATGGAACAAAATAAAATTCTATGCGATGAAATAGTTACTTATTCAAAAGAATATATTGCCAATTTTGACCTATTTTCAAATAAATTGATAAATGATTTTAAAAATAATCAATCAGAATCACAAGAAGTTAAATCAATCATAAAAAAAATGGTTGATGTTGGTATTTTATTAGAAGATAAAATCAATGAAATAAATAAAAGTGCTTTAGAATTAAAACAAGAAGCAAAAAATTTATTCAATACAATTTTAACTTCAATTATTGTTTGTTCAATTATCTTTTTTATTTTAATTTCATTATTTATATCTAAAATAATCATTCAATCTTTAGATAATTTTAAAAAAGGATTAATATCATTCTTTTCATATCTAAATAGAAGTTCAAAAGAAATCTCTTTATTAGATGATACTTCTAAAGATGAATTTGGTGAAATGGCAAAATTTGTTAATGATAATATTAAACAAATCGAAAAAACTATAAATCAAGATAGTGCACTAATAGAAGATGCAAAAGTTGTAATGACTAGAGTAAATAATGGTTGGTATGGTCAATTTATAGAAAAATCAACTTCAAATGCCTCTTTAGAAGAGTTTAGAAATAATGTAAATGAAATGATTGAAAGCACAAAAAATAGATTTGAAGAAGTAGATAAAATCTTAGAAGAGTACTCGAAACTTGATTATAGAAAAGTTTTAAAAATGCATCAAAATGATGAAAAAGGTGGAGTATTTGAAAGGTTAGTAGTAGGAATAAATACTTTACAAGATTCTATTACTCAAATGTTAATTGATAATAAAACAAATGGATTAACTTTAGATGCAAGTTCAGATATATTGCTTATAAATGTAGACAAATTAAACCAAAGTTCAAATGAAGCAGCAGTAAGCTTGGAAGAAACAGCTGCTGCAATCGAAGAGATTACTTCAAATGTTAGAAATAATACAGAAAATATTGCAAAAATGGCAAAACTATCTAATGAAGTAACAAAATCTGCAAATGATGGTGAAGAGTTAGCAAATCAAACAACAAACGCGATGGATGAAATAAATAATCAAGTAAACCTAATCAATCAAGCAATAAGTGTAATTGATCAAATAGCATTTCAAACAAATATTCTTTCACTTAATGCTGCTGTGGAAGCAGCAACGGCAGGAGAAGCAGGAAAAGGATTTGCAGTAGTTGCAGCAGAAGTGAGAAACCTAGCATCTAGAAGTGCAGAAGCTGCAAAAGAGATAAAAACAATAGTAGAAAATGCAACTTCAAAAGCAAACCATGGAAAACAAATAGCAGATGATATGATAAAAGGTTACATATTACTAAATGAAAATATTCAGCATACAATAGAGTTAATAGGTGATATTCAAAATGCGTCAAAAGAGCAATTATTAGGAATAGAAC